From a single Pseudobutyrivibrio xylanivorans genomic region:
- a CDS encoding threonine aldolase family protein has protein sequence MLYFSCDYAEGCHPKVLEALSKSNMISTPGYGEDDYCKEAKEKIREYIKCPEADIYFLVGGTQTNQVVIDSMLSNYDGVVAAATGHIAVHEAGAIEYSGHKVIAIPAHEGKLYASELKQMLVDHYADDSAEHMVNPGMVYISFPTEYGTLYSRDELESISSICKEYNIPLFIDGARLAYGLAAQDDMTMADIAKYADVFYIGGTKVGALFGEAVVFTKGNTPKHMITQIKQHGALLAKGRLLGVQFGAMFTDALYMEMGAHAVKQASIIREDLRGKGYSLYMENPTNQIFVIMENESLKSFGEKVSYGFWEKYDESHTVIRIATSWATSDESVEALTKIL, from the coding sequence ATGCTGTATTTTTCATGTGATTACGCAGAGGGGTGTCATCCAAAGGTGCTTGAAGCCTTGAGTAAAAGTAATATGATTTCTACTCCTGGTTATGGGGAGGATGATTATTGCAAAGAAGCGAAAGAAAAGATTCGAGAATATATTAAATGTCCCGAGGCAGATATATATTTCCTTGTTGGCGGTACTCAAACCAATCAGGTTGTAATTGATTCCATGCTTTCGAACTATGATGGTGTTGTTGCGGCTGCCACAGGTCATATAGCTGTTCATGAGGCTGGAGCAATTGAATATAGTGGACATAAGGTTATAGCAATACCTGCTCACGAGGGTAAGCTTTACGCGAGTGAACTTAAACAGATGCTTGTAGATCATTATGCGGATGATAGTGCAGAGCATATGGTTAATCCAGGAATGGTATATATATCATTCCCAACGGAGTATGGAACTTTGTACTCACGTGATGAGCTGGAGAGTATTTCTTCTATATGTAAAGAATATAATATTCCATTATTCATTGACGGAGCTCGTTTGGCATACGGCCTTGCTGCGCAAGATGATATGACAATGGCTGACATTGCTAAATATGCAGATGTGTTCTACATTGGTGGAACGAAGGTTGGAGCGTTATTCGGAGAGGCAGTGGTATTTACAAAGGGAAATACGCCTAAGCATATGATTACACAGATTAAGCAACATGGTGCACTCTTGGCCAAAGGTAGATTACTTGGCGTTCAATTTGGGGCTATGTTTACAGATGCTCTCTATATGGAAATGGGGGCTCATGCAGTTAAGCAGGCATCGATAATAAGGGAAGATCTTCGCGGTAAAGGGTATTCTTTATACATGGAGAATCCAACCAATCAGATCTTTGTAATTATGGAAAATGAAAGTCTAAAATCGTTTGGCGAAAAGGTATCGTATGGCTTCTGGGAAAAGTATGATGAAAGCCATACAGTAATTCGAATAGCAACTAGTTGGGCAACCTCTGATGAGTCTGTTGAGGCGCTTACGAAAATTCTGTGA
- the ispD gene encoding 2-C-methyl-D-erythritol 4-phosphate cytidylyltransferase, translated as MNKFTAIVLAAGSGKRMQQEVPKQYMRLGDAPLMVHCLRTFQESKCTQIVLVVAPGDVEKCRKEIIERYHIDKCIAIVEGGEERYNSVYAGLQVINDGYVLIHDCARAFVSVDIIHRCMSAVALYESCVVGMRSKDTVKLTDTHRKVLDTPDRSNVWIVQTPQCFEYNLIRGAYDRIIADADTSITDDAMIVEKATDHDVHMIEGSYLNIKVTTPEDIAFGEAILRSKH; from the coding sequence ATGAATAAATTCACAGCCATAGTTCTTGCTGCGGGTAGTGGTAAACGTATGCAGCAGGAGGTTCCAAAACAATACATGCGATTGGGTGATGCTCCCTTGATGGTTCATTGTCTTCGAACCTTTCAGGAAAGCAAGTGCACCCAAATTGTGCTTGTTGTAGCGCCTGGTGACGTGGAAAAATGTCGCAAGGAGATTATAGAGCGCTATCACATTGATAAGTGCATCGCTATCGTTGAAGGCGGAGAAGAGCGCTACAATTCTGTCTATGCAGGCCTTCAGGTTATAAATGATGGTTATGTTCTTATTCATGACTGTGCAAGAGCTTTTGTATCTGTTGACATTATTCATAGATGTATGTCGGCTGTAGCTTTGTATGAGTCTTGTGTTGTAGGAATGCGTTCTAAGGACACGGTAAAGCTTACTGACACTCATCGCAAGGTTCTTGATACCCCTGATAGGAGCAATGTATGGATTGTTCAAACACCACAATGCTTTGAATATAATCTCATACGTGGGGCCTATGATAGGATTATTGCAGATGCAGATACATCTATCACGGACGATGCTATGATAGTGGAAAAAGCCACTGATCATGACGTCCACATGATAGAAGGATCCTACTTGAATATCAAGGTAACTACCCCTGAGGACATAGCTTTTGGCGAAGCAATTTTACGCAGCAAACACTGA